GTTTTGATTTTTCTAACGCTTCTACACTTACAGGAGAAGAAGCGATTCTGCATATAGAGAATTTTATCCAACTCTCTTTTTTGCCGGCCTGCCAAACTGCGCTTAACGCAGTGATTTTCTATTTTATTCCACCCGTAGTACACAGTGCTGTAGAAGCCTGGGTGCACTTTAGAAACGCGCTTAATGGTTCTTTTATAAAGCAGGGATTCACGGAAGTCATATTCAAGCCTATTCACTTACTACAGCAGCAGCAGCAGGGTGTTTTGTTAACAGACTTCAATAGTATCCATTTACCTTTGTCAGAAGAAGACTTGCATGAGACTTATTACCAAGCACTTTTGCAGAAGGGAATAATAGGTGGCTCATTATTAGTCCTTCATAAACCACTTGAAACTTTTAAGGTCATTGAGGCTATTGCTTGTAAAACCGAAATAGAGTTTGGAAAAGCTGAGGAGGTAACTTATACTTTGATGATGCAGAATCTTACCCTTCAGAAAAAGGTGAAGAAACTGGAAGAGTTATATGTGGCTAGTACCAAAGAATTAAATAACCAAAAAGAATACTTAACAATCTATCATAGCAAAAGCGAATCATTGGGTATCAATGAATTCTATTTTCATGAGTATGAAGTCCTGCCACTTTGGTACAAAAGGTTGGGGCATATCATAAAGGTAATGACAGGCAGAAGGACCTTTCAATCACTTTATGATAAGAACGCTAAAAAATATTTAAATTGAATTACTGGTTGCTTACCACTGAGTTTCCTCCATTCTTTGGCGGGGGCATCAGTACTTACTGTTATTTTACCTCAAAAATGCTGCAGGCCAACGGCCACAGCGTTTCTGTTTTTATTAATGACTCTTCTGTTAATGGGCTAGACGTAAAACTGCTGGACGGGGTACGAATTGTCAGATTCAACCCATCCAAGACCAATGCATCTGCTTTTTTGGGACACGTGACCAATATAAGCTATGAGTTTGCGGAGGTCGTCAAACAGTTTGTACAGGAAGAAGGGCAGCCAGATGTCATTGAGGCACAAGAGTACCTTGGAATTGCCTATTATCTGCTTCAGTTCAAGTACTTGAAGTATGACTGGTGCAAGAACATTCCGGTGGTCATTACCATGCACTCGCCTTCCTTTCTTTACATGGAGTACAACCATGTATTGCAGTACAAATACCCCAATTACTGGGTATGCGAGATGGAACGCTTTTGTCTGCAGGCAGCAGACCTCTTGCTTTCTCCCAGCCAGTTCATGCTCAATGAGCTAGCCAATAGGTTCACCCTAACCAACCAAAACACAGCGGTGGTGCCTAACCCATATGAGGGTGAGGTGAAGGGGAGAAAGGCTATTCCCAATAAAAATTTCCCAGATGAAATTGTCTTCTTCGGAAAACTAACCTACCAGAAGGGTGCCTCCATTCTGTTAACCTATTTCAAGGAATTATGGGATGGAGGCTTCAGAGAACCTTTGATTTTGATAGGCGGCCAGGATATAGTGTATCACCCCGAAGGGAAGACTATGGGCGACCTGATCAGGAGAAAGTACAAGGAATATATTGACCAAGGCCTTCTTAAGTTGGAGGACAGAATAGAGCCTTCTCAAATACAGAAGCGCCTTTCCAATGCCAAAGTGGTCATTATTCCTAGCATGAATGACAACCTGCCGTACGTTGTATTTGAAATGATGGCCATGGGCAAGGTTGTGTTGGCGTCTAAGCAAGGAGGCCATTCTGAGGTGATAGAGCATGGCAAGGATGGTTTCATCTTTGACCATGGCCAACCAGGGACCTTTGCCCAGCAGCTGAACCATGTGTTGCAGCTGTCTGAAAAGGAAAGAAAGGCTAT
The nucleotide sequence above comes from Nibribacter ruber. Encoded proteins:
- a CDS encoding glycosyltransferase, translated to MNYWLLTTEFPPFFGGGISTYCYFTSKMLQANGHSVSVFINDSSVNGLDVKLLDGVRIVRFNPSKTNASAFLGHVTNISYEFAEVVKQFVQEEGQPDVIEAQEYLGIAYYLLQFKYLKYDWCKNIPVVITMHSPSFLYMEYNHVLQYKYPNYWVCEMERFCLQAADLLLSPSQFMLNELANRFTLTNQNTAVVPNPYEGEVKGRKAIPNKNFPDEIVFFGKLTYQKGASILLTYFKELWDGGFREPLILIGGQDIVYHPEGKTMGDLIRRKYKEYIDQGLLKLEDRIEPSQIQKRLSNAKVVIIPSMNDNLPYVVFEMMAMGKVVLASKQGGHSEVIEHGKDGFIFDHGQPGTFAQQLNHVLQLSEKERKAISVNAIHKVQNHYNLQAIYTQKMGLVSKLLKKKELVDTYPFVRVRKSTLPVKTPLALPDAADLLTVIIPFYNLGEYVEETIASVRKSTGVNKEILIVNDGSNDPKSLKVLEKLRKAKDCIVIDTKNAGLAAARNTGAKNAQGKYIAFLDADDKVAPEYFAKALKVLQHNTNVHFVGAWTQYFGDSSKVWPTFSPEPPVILYHNMVNSSSLVYKKESFLHAGLNDGQMPFQGLEDYESVISLLENGLNGVVLPEVLFHYRVRKDSMIREVSSVKMLVLYEYLSKKHKEFYSEYAAEVFSLTNANGSGVVLDNPSLDFQLIYRFPFNSRLGKGVIKVVKKNKYLKSVAFKAFNMIKK